One Helianthus annuus cultivar XRQ/B chromosome 12, HanXRQr2.0-SUNRISE, whole genome shotgun sequence genomic region harbors:
- the LOC110895869 gene encoding uncharacterized protein LOC110895869: MDLPPDELQFLSATDILKESISIPKQSPRTFYLITLTLIFPLSFAILAHSLFTHPLITQIQDPYGSHTSQWTKLLIFQFCYLIFLFIFSLLSTAAVVFTVASLYTSKPVSFSSTLSAIPLVFKRLFVTFLWVGLVMVVYNVVFLGFVVLLIIAIDTQNVVLFFFSLIVVFVLFLIVHVYITALWHLASVVSVVEPVYGFAAMRKSFEILKGRARMASVLVFGYFVICGAINGLFGAIVVHGGEYDYGVFSRIVVGGFLVGVLVIVNLVGFLVQSVFYYVCKSYHHQGIDKNALYDHLGGYLGEYVPLKSSIQMEDLE; this comes from the coding sequence ATGGATCTACCTCCAGACGAGCTCCAATTCCTCTCCGCAACCGACATCCTGAAAGAATCCATCTCCATCCCCAAACAATCCCCCCGCACCTTCTACCTCATAACCTTAACCCTCATTTTCCCCTTATCATTCGCCATTTTAGCCCACTCTCTCTTCACCCACCCCTTAATCACCCAAATCCAAGACCCCTACGGCTCCCACACCTCCCAGTGGACCAAACTCCTCATCTTCCAGTTCTGTTACCTCATCTTCCTCttcattttctctctcctctcaaCTGCCGCCGTTGTCTTCACTGTAGCATCTTTGTACACTTCCAAACCGGTGTCCTTTTCATCTACTCTTTCTGCTATCCCCTTGGTCTTTAAACGCCTCTTTGTTACCTTTCTATGGGTGGGTTTGGTTATGGTTGTGTATAATGTtgtctttctagggtttgttgtCTTGTTGATAATTGCCATTGATACGCAGAATGTTGTCTTGTTTTTTTTCTCTTTGATTGTTGTGTTTGTCTTGTTTCTAATAGTGCATGTGTATATTACTGCCTTGTGGCATTTGGCGAGTGTGGTGTCGGTTGTGGAGCCGGTTTATGGGTTTGCCGCGATGAGGAAGAGTTTTGAGATTTTGAAAGGGAGGGCGCGGATGGCATCAGTGCTTGTGTTTGGGTATTTTGTGATCTGTGGGGCGATTAATGGGTTGTTTGGGGCGATTGTGGTGCATGGTGGGGAGTATGATTATGGAGTGTTTTCAAGGATTGTTGTTGGGGGGTTCTTGGTTGGGGTTTTGGTGATTGTGAATTTGGTTGGGTTTTTGGTGCAGAGTGTGTTTTACTATGTGTGTAAAAGCTATCATCATCAAGGGATTGATAAGAATGCCTTGTATGATCATTTGGGTGGTTATCTTGGGGAGTATGTGCCTCTTAAAAGCAGCATTCAGATGGAAGATTTGGAATAA
- the LOC110895870 gene encoding peroxisomal 2,4-dienoyl-CoA reductase: protein MESPFKGDILKGKVGLLTGGGSGIGYEIAAEMGKHGASIAIMGRRNHVLHSAVSALQSHGIHAIGIEGDVRNKEDCARVIETTIKQFGKLDILVNAAAGNFLVPSEDLSPNGFRTVIDIDAVGTFTMCHEALEHLKNGGMIINISATLHYTATWYQIHVSAAKAAVDSITRSLALEWGTDYGIRVNGIAPGPIYDTTGTSKLVPEKVLLKRKQESALYRMGKKWDIAMAALYLASDAGNYVNGTTLVVDGGIWLSSPRHISKEAVKQVSKTVEKKSRDAPVGIPKSNL, encoded by the exons ATGGAGTCGCCATTTAAGGGAGATATCTTGAAGGGGAAAGTAGGATTGCTGACCGGTGGCGGATCAGGAATCGGGTATGAAATTGCTGCAGAGATGGGGAAACATGGAGCCTCCATCGCCATCATGGGTCGTCGGAACCACGTCCTTCACTCCGCTGTTTCTGCTCTTCAATCCCATGGCATTCAT GCTATCGGGATTGAAGGAGATGTCCGAAATAAAGAGGATTGTGCTCGAGTTATAGAAACAACAATTAAACAATTTGGCAAACTCGACATCCTTGTTAATGCCGCAGCCGGGAACTTTCTTGTCCCATCTGAGGATTTATCGCCTAATGGTTTCCGAACAG TGATAGACATAGATGCAGTTGGGACATTCACAATGTGTCATGAAGCACTTGAGCATCTGAAGAATGGTGGTATGATCATAAACATAAGTGCAACTTTGCATTATACAGCAACTTGGTATCAAATCCATGTCTCCGCTGCAAAG GCAGCTGTAGATAGCATTACAAGGAGCCTGGCATTAGAATGGGGAACGGATTATGGAATCCGAGTGAATGGGATTGCACCGGGCCCCATTTATGACACCACTGGTACTTCCAAGCTCGTACCTGAGAAAGTGCTGCTCAAGAGAAAACAAGAATCTGCTTTGTACAGGATGGGGAAGAAATGGGATATTGCTATGGCTGCTCTCTATCTTGCATCTGATGCAG GTAATTACGTAAACGGGACAACATTGGTGGTTGACGGAGGAATATGGTTGAGCAGTCCACGTCATATATCAAAAGAGGCTGTAAAGCAAGTTTCAAAGACAGTAGAAAAGAAGTCTAGAGATGCACCTGTTGGCATTCCAAAAAGCAATCTTTGA